TGGCGTGGTTCCTATTGCTTGGGTAGTCCTGTTCCCCTATCTCCTGAAGAAATCGTTGAATTAAATCAACGATGCGGAAGTCAAATTAAAATCGTTCAAATCAGTGAATCTAGCTATAAAACTTGGTTTAGAACCGAACATCCCGATCCAGAAAATCATCAAATTACTACTGATAAAGCATTATCTCAAGCAGCCGATCAAATTGGTCAAACCAGTCAAGATCAAAGACGACGAATCGGGAAATTACTCAAAGGTGCATTAACCAACCGCGTTAGTGATATTCACCTAGAACCTTTACCAGATGGACTCAAGGTACGTTACCGGATTGATGGAGTTTTACGAGATATTACCACGATTGACAGAGACGGTGGGCGTAAATTAGTTGTAGCTTTGAAGGTAATGTGTAAAATGGACATTGCCGAAAGCAGACGACCTCAAGATGGCAGAATTGATGAAAAAGAGTTTACCGCTAAAGAATCAGACGATCGCGAAATCAAAGTGGTTTTTGGAGAGTTGAGAAATATTCTGAAAGAAATGGATACGCGGGTAAGTACCTTACCTTGCGTTAATGGAGAAAAAGCAGTAATTAGACTTTTAACTAAGCAAAATCGGTTTAATGAATTAGATAGTTTGGGTTTATCTCCCAAAAACTTAAAAATTTACCAGCAATGGTTGCAACAACCCCAAGGGATGATCGTGTTGACAGGGCCAACTGGTTCTGGAAAAACTAGTACCTTGTATACTAGTTTGCAGGCTGTCGCCAACGAACACGTTAACGTGATTACGGTAGAAGATCCTGTAGAATACGTTCTACCTGGAATTACCCAAACCCAAGTCCATGAAGCGGCGGGAATGACCTTTGCGGCGGGTTTGCGATCGATTTTGCGTCAAGATCCAGATATCATCATGGTCGGGGAAGTTCGCGACCATGAAACGGCGGAAACGGCGGTGAGAGCCGCATTAACCGGACACTTGGTATTTACAACTCTCCATACTAATGATGCCATAGGAGCGATTCCCAGACTCAAAGATATTGGACCAGATCCCGGATTGGTAGCAGATGCTTTACTAGGAATTGTGGCCCAAAGATTGGTGCGGATAGTTTGTCCTCACTGTAACGAACCACATACTCCAAGTGATGAAGAGTTGAATATTTTAGGGTTAGATCGCAAACAAGCGGATTCTGGTAACTGGCGTAAGGGTAAAGGCTGCCCTAAGTGCTTCAATTCTGGGTATATGGGAAGAGAAGCAATCGTAGAATTAATCAATGTCGATCGCACCGTTAGAGATGCCATTCACGAAGGGACAACCATTCAGTTAGACCGCTATCTCAACGATAATAACTATGTTTCCTTCCGCACTGCGGCGATTGAAAAGGTGATGAGTGGAATCACCACAGTTCAAGAAGTTCTACGAGTTATCCCCCACAGTGCTTTTACTGTAGCCCCAAAGCCTCCAGTTCTCGAAACTAAAGTTAGTACTAACGGTCATAATCATCATCCCGAACTACATTTAGTCAAATATCAACCATAGTTGAAGTCAGAAGTCAGAAGTCAGAAGTCAGAAGTCAGGAAAAGTTAATCAGTTAACAGATCGGGACGGCGATCGCAGGTTCTTTGCAATTGCTGTTCGTAACGCCACCGTTCAATTTCAGCATGAT
The nucleotide sequence above comes from Merismopedia glauca CCAP 1448/3. Encoded proteins:
- a CDS encoding GspE/PulE family protein is translated as MQSGTFKDSNLTSAWSRLINQEIDCAEALEMLVDKQGNLIQNLLDREVTNRFFRHFPNKQTLPPVVPLLLWRGSYCLGSPVPLSPEEIVELNQRCGSQIKIVQISESSYKTWFRTEHPDPENHQITTDKALSQAADQIGQTSQDQRRRIGKLLKGALTNRVSDIHLEPLPDGLKVRYRIDGVLRDITTIDRDGGRKLVVALKVMCKMDIAESRRPQDGRIDEKEFTAKESDDREIKVVFGELRNILKEMDTRVSTLPCVNGEKAVIRLLTKQNRFNELDSLGLSPKNLKIYQQWLQQPQGMIVLTGPTGSGKTSTLYTSLQAVANEHVNVITVEDPVEYVLPGITQTQVHEAAGMTFAAGLRSILRQDPDIIMVGEVRDHETAETAVRAALTGHLVFTTLHTNDAIGAIPRLKDIGPDPGLVADALLGIVAQRLVRIVCPHCNEPHTPSDEELNILGLDRKQADSGNWRKGKGCPKCFNSGYMGREAIVELINVDRTVRDAIHEGTTIQLDRYLNDNNYVSFRTAAIEKVMSGITTVQEVLRVIPHSAFTVAPKPPVLETKVSTNGHNHHPELHLVKYQP